The Setaria viridis chromosome 6, Setaria_viridis_v4.0, whole genome shotgun sequence genome contains a region encoding:
- the LOC117860533 gene encoding WD repeat-containing protein 26 homolog isoform X1 translates to MGGFEDDEPPSKRARASSVESASLPDCFSFSKSANPLGSTMARPLPSQGKEVMVGSKGVIKKEEFVRIITKTLYSLGYEKSGAVLEEESGITLHNPMVNLFREQVIDGNWDNAVVTLNKIGLLDENIVKSAAFLILEQKFFELLRDDNVMGAMKTLRSEITPLGVNRKRVHELSSCMISCSPQQLFVGFSKLGIDSSTSRLKLLEELQKVLPPTVMVPERRLENLVEQALTVQRDACYFHNSVDGLSLYIDHHCGKDQIPSRTLQQVLHAHHNEVWFIQFSNNGKYLASASNDKSAMIWEVDEDGELLLKHTLNGHEKSVMMVAWSPDDCQLLTCGVEETIRRWDVKSGKCLHVYEKPGIGLISCAWFPDGKQILSGLADQHFCIWDLDGTEVDCWKGQRSTKTPDLTVGKDGKVIISMNRENTILLLDRETKQERLIEEDHTITSFSLSEDGDFLLVNLVNEVIHLWNIRNGPIRVSRYSGHKRSRFVIRSCFGGSEQAFIASGSEDSQVYIWHRATGDLIETLAGHSGTVNCVSWNPANPHMLASASDDHTIRIWGAKKASLKRKDVGSSSCSSNGIHANGNTHGNGFIHQCNGNSTK, encoded by the exons ATGGGAGGTTTTGAAGATGATGAACCACCCTCAAAACGCGCAAGAGCATCCTCAGTAGAATCTGCAAGCTTGCCAGATTGTTTCTCGTTTTCGAAATCTGCCAATCCTTTGGGAAGTACAATGGCTAGACCTTTGCCTTCCCAAGGGAAAGAAGTTATGGTTGGTTCTAAGGGTGTTATTAAGAAAGAGGAGTTTGTCAGGATAATCACAAAAACTCTGTATAGTCTTGGATATGAAAAAAGCGGAGCAGTTCTGGAGGAAGAATCAGGGATAACTTTGCATAACCCTATGGTGAATCTTTTCAGAGAGCAGGTGATTGATGGGAATTGGGATAATGCAGTGGTTACCTTGAATAAGATTGGCCTACTCGATGAGAACATTGTGAAATCTGCTGCATTTTTGATATTGGAGCAGAAATTCTTTGAACTTCTGAGAGATGACAATGTCATGGGTGCTATGAAGACATTACGAAGTGAAATCACACCCCTTGGTGTTAATAGGAAAAGAGTGCACGAATTGTCGAGCTGTATGATCTCTTGTTCTCCACAACAATTGTTCGTTGGTTTTTCAAAGCTTGGCATTGATTCTTCTACTTCACGGTTGAAGCTCCTAGAGGAACTGCAAAAGGTGCTCCCTCCAACAGTTATGGTACCAGAGAGGAGGTTAGAGAATTTAGTTGAGCAAGCACTTACTGTGCAACGAGATGCTTGCTATTTCCATAATTCTGTAGATGGGTTATCACTCTACATTGATCATCACTGTGGGAAAGATCAGATACCATCTCGCACGCTACAG CAGGTTTTGCATGCGCATCATAATGAGGTGTGGTTTATCCAATTTTCAAACAATGGGAAGTATTTAGCCTCAGCATCAAATGATAAATCCGCAATGATATGGGAG GTTGATGAAGATGGAGAGCTATTACTGAAGCACACATTGAATGGTCATGagaagtcggtgatgatggtTGCATGGAGCCCTGATGATTGTCAGCTTCTCACGTGTGGAGTGGAAGAAACCATCCGACGCTGGGATGTTAAATCTGGCAAATGTCTTCATGTTTATGAGAAACCCGGCATTGGTTTAATATCATGTGCTTGGTTTCCAGATGGAAAGCAAATATTGTCTGGTCTAGCCGATCAACACTTTTGCATTTGGGATTTAGATGGTACGGAAGTAGATTGCTGGAAAGGGCAGAGATCAACAAAAACGCCCGATCTTACTGTAGGAAAAGATGGAAAGGTTATAATAAGCATGAATAGGGAGAACACAATTCTTCTACTTGATAGGGAGACAAAGCAGGAGAGGCTAATTGAAGAGGATCACACAATTACTTCATTTTCTCTATCTGAAGATGGTGATTTCTTGCTTGTAAATCTTGTAAACGAGGTGATTCATTTGTGGAACATACGAAATGGTCCGATTCGAGTCAGTCGGTACAGTGGCCATAAGCGCAGCCGGTTTGTGATAAGGTCTTGTTTTGGCGGATCTGAGCAGGCGTTCATTGCTAGTGGGAGTGAAGATTCACAG GTCTACATATGGCATAGAGCCACCGGGGATCTCATTGAGACTCTGGCTGGTCATTCAGGTACAGTCAACTGTGTAAGCTGGAATCCTGCAAATCCCCACATGCTCGCATCAGCGAGCGACGATCACACCATTCGTATATGGGGTGCAAAGAAGGCCAGTCTGAAGCGCAAGGATGTTgggagcagcagctgcagcagcaatgGGATCCACGCAAACGGCAACACCCATGGCAATGGTTTCATTCACCAGTGCAACGGGAATAGCACCAAATGA
- the LOC117860532 gene encoding putative receptor protein kinase CRINKLY4 — protein MSARPKFQEMGHVLVLAVCFLVLLPGWACGLGSMSSIAVSYGEDGPVFCSLSSDGSHLVSCFGADASVLYGAPPNIPFLGLTAGDGFVCGLLLDTRQPYCWGSNSYVKSGVPQPMIEGAKYSEISAGDNHLCALRAAADGIHGANDGASLIDCWGYNMTATHVLAEAVSTISAGSMFNCGLFVRNRTVFCWGDETVSGVIRLAPRDLHFQSIGAGGYHVCGVLENEQVFCWGRSLEMQQVAPSSAIGDGDVNIVPMDAMVSVVGGRFHACGIKSLDHQVACWGFTLHNSTSPPKGLKMYVLVAGDYFTCGVPAETSLMPRCWGNSGPLALPMAVPPGICVPTVCSHGYYEYVNHGEVGLSKVCKPANSRLCLPCSTGCPEDSYESSPCNATADRVCQFDCLRCVAQECLSFCLSQKQTKSRKLMAFQMRVFVAEIVFAIILVLSVSVITCLYVRHKLRHCQCSNSELRLAKSTAYSFRKDNMRIQPDVEDLKVRRAQEFSYEELEQATGGFSEDSQVGKGSFSCVFKGILRDGTVVAVKRAIKASDVKKSSKEFHNELDLLSRLNHAHLLNLLGYCEDGSERLLVYEFMAHGSLYQHLHGNDPNLKRQLNWARRVTIAVQAARGIEYLHGYACPPVIHRDIKSSNILIDEDHNARVADFGLSIMGPADSGTPLSELPAGTLGYLDPEYYRLHYLTTKSDVYSFGVFLLEILSGRKAIDMQFEEGNIVEWAVPLIKAGDIFAILDPVLSPPSDLEALKKIASVACKCVRMRGKDRPSMDKVTTALEHALALLMGSPCIEQPILPTEVVLGSSRMHKVSQMSSNHSCSENELADGEDQRIEYRAPSWITFPSVTSSQRRKSSASEADITVRTTTEGRNAGSSIGDGLRSLEEEISPASPQENLYLQHNF, from the coding sequence ATGAGCGCCCGCCCCAAGTTTCAAGAGATGGGCCATGTGCTGGTTCTAGCAGTGTGCTTCCTGGTCTTGTTGCCTGGTTGGGCCTGTGGCCTTGGCTCCATGTCATCCATTGCAGTGTCTTATGGGGAGGACGGTCCAGTGTTTTGCAGCCTTAGCTCCGATGGCTCCCACCTGGTCTCCTGCTTTGGTGCAGATGCCTCTGTTCTGTATGGCGCGCCACCCAACATCCCTTTCCTTGGCCTTACAGCGGGGGATGGGTTTGTGTGTGGCCTCTTGCTTGACACCAGGCAGCCATACTGTTGGGGGAGCAACTCCTATGTCAAGAGCGGGGTGCCGCAGCCGATGATTGAGGGCGCAAAGTACTCTGAGATCAGTGCAGGGGACAACCACCTCTGTGCACTGCGAGCAGCTGCAGATGGGATTCATGGCGCTAACGATGGTGCATCGTTGATCGACTGCTGGGGATACAATATGACAGCCACACATGTTCTTGCTGAAGCCGTGTCGACCATTTCAGCCGGTTCAATGTTCAATTGCGGCTTGTTTGTGCGGAACAGGACTGTGTTCTGCTGGGGTGATGAAACGGTGAGTGGTGTCATCAGGCTGGCACCAAGGGATCTGCACTTCCAGTCTATTGGAGCAGGTGGTTACCATGTCTGTGGGGTGCTGGAGAATGAACAGGTTTTCTGCTGGGGCAGGAGCTTGGAAATGCAGCAGGTGGCACCATCCAGTGCTATCGGTGATGGTGATGTGAACATAGTGCCAATGGATGCGATGGTCTCTGTGGTCGGTGGACGGTTCCACGCTTGTGGCATCAAGAGCCTTGATCACCAAGTAGCTTGCTGGGGTTTCACACTTCATAACAGTACATCACCACCAAAAGGGCTAAAGATGTATGTGCTCGTTGCTGGGGACTACTTTACTTGTGGAGTGCCTGCTGAGACATCACTGATGCCAAGGTGCTGGGGCAACAGTGGGCCATTGGCATTACCAATGGCAGTACCCCCTGGAATTTGTGTACCTACTGTATGCAGCCATGGGTACTATGAATATGTGAACCACGGTGAAGTTGGCCTTAGCAAGGTGTGTAAGCCTGCGAATTCTAGACTCTGCTTGCCCTGTAGTACAGGTTGCCCAGAAGACTCGTATGAGTCATCTCCTTGCAATGCGACAGCTGACCGTGTTTGCCAGTTCGATTGCTTGAGGTGTGTCGCACAAGAGTGCTTGTCATTCTGCTTATCACAGAAGCAGACCAAGAGCCGGAAGTTGATGGCCTTTCAGATGCGTGTCTTTGTAGCAGAGATTGTATTTGCCATCATCTTGGTACTCAGCGTATCAGTAATCACTTGCCTGTATGTCCGGCACAAACTTCGACATTGCCAATGTTCAAATAGCGAGCTGAGACTGGCAAAGAGCACAGCGTACTCTTTCCGGAAGGATAACATGAGGATCCAGCCTGACGTGGAGGATTTGAAGGTCAGGAGAGCTCAGGAATTCTCCTATGAAGAGTTAGAGCAAGCAACTGGTGGCTTTTCAGAGGATTCACAAGTCGGCAAAGGCAGCTTTTCATGTGTATTCAAGGGCATATTGAGAGATGGGACAGTGGTCGCTGTGAAGCGTGCAATAAAAGCATCAGATGTGAAGAAGAGCTCAAAGGAGTTCCACAATGAACTTGACCTCCTCTCCAGGCTCAACCATGCACATTTGCTCAACCTGCTTGGTTACTGTGAAGATGGCAGTGAGAGGCTCTTGGTTTATGAGTTCATGGCTCATGGATCCCTGTACCAGCATCTGCATGGTAACGATCCAAACTTAAAAAGGCAACTGAATTGGGCCAGGCGGGTCACCATTGCTGTTCAGGCTGCTAGAGGAATCGAGTACTTGCATGGCTATGCTTGCCCTCCCGTAATTCACCGGGACATCAAGTCGTCAAACATATTGATTGATGAGGATCACAATGCGCGTGTCGCTGACTTCGGTCTATCTATAATGGGTCCTGCAGATAGCGGTACCCCGCTATCTGAGCTGCCAGCAGGGACACTAGGCTACCTTGACCCTGAGTACTACCGTCTCCATTACTTGACTACAAAGTCCGATGTCTACAGCTTCGGAGTTTTTCTCTTGGAGATACTAAGTGGCAGGAAAGCGATTGACATGCAGTTCGAGGAAGGAAACATTGTTGAATGGGCAGTACCACTAATCAAAGCTGGGGACATTTTTGCCATCCTTGATCCAGTCTTATCTCCACCCTCCGACCTTGAGGCTCTCAAGAAGATTGCTTCTGTGGCTTGTAAGTGTGTCAGAATGCGAGGGAAAGATCGGCCTTCCATGGATAAGGTGACAACAGCTCTGGAGCATGCTCTTGCTTTGCTGATGGGCAGTCCGTGCATCGAGCAGCCCATTCTACCGACTGAGGTTGTTCTTGGAAGTAGCCGGATGCACAAGGTATCACAGATGTCCTCTAACCACTCTTGCTCAGAGAACGAGCTTGCCGACGGCGAGGATCAGCGTATCGAGTACAGGGCGCCATCCTGGATAACTTTCCCTAGTGTGACCTCATCACAGAGGAGGAAATCATCTGCATCGGAAGCTGACATCACCGTCCGAACGACCACAGAAGGTAGGAATGCCGGGAGCAGCATAGGTGATGGACTGCGGTCACTGGAGGAAGAGATCAGCCCGGCTTCACCGCAGGAAAACCTGTACTTGCAGCACAACTTCTGA
- the LOC117860533 gene encoding WD repeat-containing protein 26 homolog isoform X2, translating to MGGFEDDEPPSKRARASSVESASLPDCFSFSKSANPLGSTMARPLPSQGKEVMVGSKGVIKKEEFVRIITKTLYSLGYEKSGAVLEEESGITLHNPMVNLFREQVIDGNWDNAVVTLNKIGLLDENIVKSAAFLILEQKFFELLRDDNVMGAMKTLRSEITPLGVNRKRVHELSSCMISCSPQQLFVGFSKLGIDSSTSRLKLLEELQKVLPPTVMVPERRLENLVEQALTVQRDACYFHNSVDGLSLYIDHHCGKDQIPSRTLQVLHAHHNEVWFIQFSNNGKYLASASNDKSAMIWEVDEDGELLLKHTLNGHEKSVMMVAWSPDDCQLLTCGVEETIRRWDVKSGKCLHVYEKPGIGLISCAWFPDGKQILSGLADQHFCIWDLDGTEVDCWKGQRSTKTPDLTVGKDGKVIISMNRENTILLLDRETKQERLIEEDHTITSFSLSEDGDFLLVNLVNEVIHLWNIRNGPIRVSRYSGHKRSRFVIRSCFGGSEQAFIASGSEDSQVYIWHRATGDLIETLAGHSGTVNCVSWNPANPHMLASASDDHTIRIWGAKKASLKRKDVGSSSCSSNGIHANGNTHGNGFIHQCNGNSTK from the exons ATGGGAGGTTTTGAAGATGATGAACCACCCTCAAAACGCGCAAGAGCATCCTCAGTAGAATCTGCAAGCTTGCCAGATTGTTTCTCGTTTTCGAAATCTGCCAATCCTTTGGGAAGTACAATGGCTAGACCTTTGCCTTCCCAAGGGAAAGAAGTTATGGTTGGTTCTAAGGGTGTTATTAAGAAAGAGGAGTTTGTCAGGATAATCACAAAAACTCTGTATAGTCTTGGATATGAAAAAAGCGGAGCAGTTCTGGAGGAAGAATCAGGGATAACTTTGCATAACCCTATGGTGAATCTTTTCAGAGAGCAGGTGATTGATGGGAATTGGGATAATGCAGTGGTTACCTTGAATAAGATTGGCCTACTCGATGAGAACATTGTGAAATCTGCTGCATTTTTGATATTGGAGCAGAAATTCTTTGAACTTCTGAGAGATGACAATGTCATGGGTGCTATGAAGACATTACGAAGTGAAATCACACCCCTTGGTGTTAATAGGAAAAGAGTGCACGAATTGTCGAGCTGTATGATCTCTTGTTCTCCACAACAATTGTTCGTTGGTTTTTCAAAGCTTGGCATTGATTCTTCTACTTCACGGTTGAAGCTCCTAGAGGAACTGCAAAAGGTGCTCCCTCCAACAGTTATGGTACCAGAGAGGAGGTTAGAGAATTTAGTTGAGCAAGCACTTACTGTGCAACGAGATGCTTGCTATTTCCATAATTCTGTAGATGGGTTATCACTCTACATTGATCATCACTGTGGGAAAGATCAGATACCATCTCGCACGCTACAG GTTTTGCATGCGCATCATAATGAGGTGTGGTTTATCCAATTTTCAAACAATGGGAAGTATTTAGCCTCAGCATCAAATGATAAATCCGCAATGATATGGGAG GTTGATGAAGATGGAGAGCTATTACTGAAGCACACATTGAATGGTCATGagaagtcggtgatgatggtTGCATGGAGCCCTGATGATTGTCAGCTTCTCACGTGTGGAGTGGAAGAAACCATCCGACGCTGGGATGTTAAATCTGGCAAATGTCTTCATGTTTATGAGAAACCCGGCATTGGTTTAATATCATGTGCTTGGTTTCCAGATGGAAAGCAAATATTGTCTGGTCTAGCCGATCAACACTTTTGCATTTGGGATTTAGATGGTACGGAAGTAGATTGCTGGAAAGGGCAGAGATCAACAAAAACGCCCGATCTTACTGTAGGAAAAGATGGAAAGGTTATAATAAGCATGAATAGGGAGAACACAATTCTTCTACTTGATAGGGAGACAAAGCAGGAGAGGCTAATTGAAGAGGATCACACAATTACTTCATTTTCTCTATCTGAAGATGGTGATTTCTTGCTTGTAAATCTTGTAAACGAGGTGATTCATTTGTGGAACATACGAAATGGTCCGATTCGAGTCAGTCGGTACAGTGGCCATAAGCGCAGCCGGTTTGTGATAAGGTCTTGTTTTGGCGGATCTGAGCAGGCGTTCATTGCTAGTGGGAGTGAAGATTCACAG GTCTACATATGGCATAGAGCCACCGGGGATCTCATTGAGACTCTGGCTGGTCATTCAGGTACAGTCAACTGTGTAAGCTGGAATCCTGCAAATCCCCACATGCTCGCATCAGCGAGCGACGATCACACCATTCGTATATGGGGTGCAAAGAAGGCCAGTCTGAAGCGCAAGGATGTTgggagcagcagctgcagcagcaatgGGATCCACGCAAACGGCAACACCCATGGCAATGGTTTCATTCACCAGTGCAACGGGAATAGCACCAAATGA